The Hemiscyllium ocellatum isolate sHemOce1 chromosome 5, sHemOce1.pat.X.cur, whole genome shotgun sequence region AAGACCAAGTAAAATGTGTAATGTGTGAAGTTGAAGGCAACACAGGACGTTTTAAAATATAGTTCGCGTTCCCAGGTTTGCGTCTATTGCGGACAAAGTTACACCAATTTTACTAAGTTTAACACAGCGAAAGCAAGTGTCATTTTGCCAGGTATGACACTAGACAGTGAGGGACCTCCACATCTCTGAACAAATGTTTCCCTTTACTACACATTGAGATAACTGCGACAGAATATAACAAACGTGCTCACAGCGTATCTTTTTTTTTGTCCGAGATGTTAGATTGTTTGCGATTGAATAGTTAAAAATAAACCCATGTTTATGCACCTACCCTTCGACATACAGAAAGCGATGACCATGTGTGCGTGTAAGGCTACATTCGCGAAACGAGACACTAAAAAGGGGGCTTTGAAATTACAGCCTGATAAAATTCCATATTCCacctttagttttttttaaaaaaggacgaTAATTGGAATGCCGAACGGTAAACAAAGCAAAGTCGCAGAAAACGTGTTATACATCTGTGCTGTCTTTAAACTTGGGGCTCGGTGAATCGGTCAGCGTGTTGTAATCTCAGTGTTTTTTGTAGGTTAGAGCGCAGATACAGAGATACTCGCCGCTTGGATTAAGTTAATTGATACAATGTACAAACATGTGACGACTTTCGGGTGGCTTTACGCTGCACagtatttatttttcattcaacAACAGAGCTATCGTGACAGGATCTAAATTAACGTTAATAACGAGTGGCTTTCCATATTCAATGTCCgtttcctttctttaaaaaaaggcttTTTGTTTTCCAGAACCGCTTACGGACTTTTGGTCATTTGCATCTGGAACCGAGTTTTGTGAGTTTGAACTTGACATTAtgagacttccatttccccagctCTTTCCCTCGGCCACAGGAAGGCGCTCCAGAGGCGGAAGCCCGTGGCTAAGTTTTGCTTTATAACCACCCCTTCTTGTTAtttattaaaaaataaaacaaaactttcagTGTTTAAACATCTCTGGGGGAGTTCCTCGAaccctctgcacctttccagcgCATGAAATGGTGCAGATGTTTCATATGTGACCAGACCAAAGGGGGTTTAACCTTCCAAGTTGTCTTCAGCAATGCGTCTAAACATCTAAGCGAATATTGGAAAAAATATAGCTCCCCCTCCCCGCCTGAAAATCATCTGAACTGCAACTAAGTCCAGTCCATTGAAAAGTCAGCTTCCTCAGAAATATTTGCGGGTTTAAAGGGGACAGGTCGAAGTGTTCTCGCCAGCAAACTGCTTTGTCTGCGTTTGTctaactttttgtttttgtttttttaaagaaaaacaaacccCCCCAAAAAAGCTGTAAACCTCGTTAGTAGATCAAACATTtgatatttatttaatttaacattttcttttctgtaaAACAACAACGGCAGGAAAATTCTTTGGACTTTAGCAGGTGGGTTTAAATTTCACACCAGACAGTTCACCGAGCGCCTGCAACATCCAGTCGGCGCCGAATAGAAATTTGCAGCCAACAGCATCCACTGCTTCTGAGATCCCAGAAACAAAAATCTCATCATATATTGaaatatttcagttttttttacatCGCCTTACCTGAATTATATACACAAGAATATTGCGGAATAATATCTCATACAATTtaactttttttgttttaaaaactatgctggtatatttttctctctcttagtaACACTGGCCTTTATTTCGATTTATATTATTGCATTGTAGTTTTTCTTTTAACTTCTGTTGTCCGCTCTGCGCTATTCACTCTCTTCCTTGTGCTCTTTCCCCGTGCTGGAGTGGTTGTATAGACCTTGTGCCATTAAGTGGAGTGCCAAGGTGTTCTTTGATCCGCTAGCTTTCTTGATTTTGGCTCGCTTGTTCTGAAACCAGATTTTAATTTGGGATTCGTTGAGACTGAGTTCATGAGCCAGGCTCTGCCGGCGCTGTTCGGTTAGGTAGCGGTTAGTCTGAAACTCGGCTTTCAGTCTCTGTAACTGCTCCGCGGTGAACGCTGTTCTCGGTCGCTTGTCCTCTTTATTAAGATTCTTCTTCTTTGGTTTTCGTGACCTGGgacctaaaaaaaaatcaaatcaacactttttttaaaaaaaaggcagtcAATGTTGATTTTAACAAGCCAAAAGAAAATCTATTTTTAACAATAAACTGTACGAAAAAAATATACAATTGCTCCCAAATACTCTACAATAAGTCAAAACTTTACAAGATAACAGTATGAGTTTCCGCCAGGGTTGCACATTTACCAGTCCCTCCTGATTTATCAACTAATTTCAACATGAAAACTCGCGGCCATCAGCTTTCAATTGTAATTTTTGGAAATTAGATTATTCGCTAGTTTAGGTCAGAGTTGCGGTGGGTTAGATTTCTGAGGTCGGCCTACAGGAACTGACAGTTCCCTCTGCTCTATTAAACGCTATTATTTATTACATCCCGATAATGTCATCCAAAACTTATCCAGGTCCACAGTGTACAGCGTAAGTGTGCATCTTATTGCAAAATTAGACCTACCGAGTGAGGGCTGCCCGTGTGGCGCTCACTCTATTCCTAAACTCTGAAACCCTACTTCAGGCTGTTTTACCGCTTCTGAAATTTACTGGGCGTCGAGTTGACATGCTCCCCACTCCGGTATGGCACATCTTCTTTGGGACAGGTGACACAATTCGGGAAATTTTGAGAAAAAGGGCAGAGCAGACGACCGCATTTGAACTCACAGACTGTCTGCCGCTTGGTCATGTTGGTTTGATTTGGAAGATGTAACATTTATTTGAGTTGATGGGATTCCCCCCGTTCAATGAGCAATCCAGAAAGGGAAAGACAGAATAAAAGTGACTCTGGCGTGCTCATTTTTTGTTGTATGCAATTTGAAATCCATGTGAGGAATCAAATAGTAAGCAGGACGGCTCCATGGTCAATCACCATTTGTCCAAAAATTTTTTAAAGTGACACTAAAATGGAGGGACCGAGATTGgaaagtaatgaattaacaggaAACCCAATGGCGTGCGCGAGAGAGTATCCATTGGTAAATATTTTTGAATAAAGGGCAGACAATattgagagaggggtgtgtgtgaaccATTCACTCCTACCTGAACGTGCAGTCAGGAAATATCCTAAAATGGTAGAAAAGGCAACACTTCAGCAAATGTTTGATTCGGTACAAGATGCACATTCAAGGTACAGTCACATTTCTCTGGCAAGTGGACTTTGGAAGGGAATGCATTTTAAAACAGGCCGTTTGGGAGAAGGGGACTTGGAGCCGATTGACACCTATTTGTGGTTGTAATAAAACCGTTATCGCAGACGATGAATCAGAATGGGAAGCAAGTACAATTATTGGATAGGGAAGGTCTCCTGGTTTTTATATTTTGGCTCCCAGACAGCCATAGTGCTGGGGTCGATGAAATTTTTAATGTCTGTCCTACGCCTCGGCTATGCTGAATTTAACAGACCACTATTACATTTGTAAAACtacatgggaaaaaaaaacagttttattTAGAACATACTCTTCTCATGTCCTGCTTTTCCAGAATCTCGCTTGGTTGTAATTTAAAATGAAGCAAGGCCGTGATAAAGTGAACGCATCACTGgcttcaccccctccctcctgcacataGTCACCCCccaaattaaaggcaatatttcTACGGAATAAATACGACATCAGAACATTGCTGGAAATTGTATAGTATTTTAGGGTAAATTATTTAGCCGTGTCTTTCATCTGGCCGAGGGCTGAAGTTGCATTTTCAGTCCGTTTAGAAATTTCAGATTCAGCTTCCAACGCAGCGCGTTAGCAATGAATTTACAGCGAGcgtttctcttttttaaaaaaagaaaatatacTTCTTACGAATTCCGTCGTCCAGTATGCTCCTTGAAAACTGCAAATCGGAAGCCGATCTAGTTTACAGAGGCCTACTTGCCTGATAACAAAAATATACTAAAGACTAGTCAACAAAGAGGGTCTATCTATCTCCCAGACAAACCCGGGCAATGGAGCGCAGCTTGAGCGTTTGTGTGTGTTCAAAACGATCAGACTGGTTTGTATTCGGAGGTGAAAAAAAACATCTTATTTTCAGCAGCGGAAACCCCGAGTTACCGTCCATTTTAATCTAACAATGGCTTGGGCTCTGTCTGAAACAATGGGGCTTGTGAGAATTCACCCAGTAGATGCTTCTGTTGAGAAAAAAATATGAACAGCAAACCCCGCTCCGGGAAGCAGTTTAACCagggcttttttaaaaaacaaaaatcagacaGCACCTCTGCCTACAAGCCTCGCCAACTTGAAAAGCTAGCCTTTGGCTTTCACGAGAAACCATAACGGAGTTGGACGTGATTCCAAAGTGTATCAAGTGAAGATTGAACAATATTCCCTTTTCCTCCCAAGGAGAGAGATATAATCTGGAATTTAGACTCAAACAGCCtcactgggggaaaaaaaaattaaactataAAGACGGACTGGATCTGAGGATATCccacgtgggggggggggggggggaagaaatcTCTTTTGTTATTTTGCAAATCGAAACCCATTTTCACAACAGCCAGCCGCACATCTCACGGTCACTGCTGTTGAACTGATCAATTCGGAGTAACTTTTTTTTCTGACATTGATTTACTGCAGAGCGGGGCTGTATAATAGTGTCACGTGGAAAACAGTCGAAGTTTCTTTTGCCAGGCACAATGAAGTTAAACAAACAACAGCAAAAAAAAGAGGCGTTTTCACGTTGCCTTTAAAGTTTACAAACAACcttgttgcatttttttttgaaaggcaGGGAATGAAACACGGTTTAAAGTTTTTActgaggtttgtgtgtgtgtgtttttgtgtgtgtgtgtgtgtgagtgctctCTTACCTGAAGAAGGCCTGTCGGAGTATCTAGTGCAGTAAACCCATGCAGGCCATAACATGGGCTGCGAGACCGCGTTGTTGCTGCTCTGGGAACTGTCCGAGTCTGAGTTCTGGGACTGCTCGGCGCTCTCTCCGTTCCTCAACGTCCCCTCAGCCGACACATCGCGTTTCTTTTCCGGGCCGGAAGGGCTGCTCGGAGCCCCTGCACCGACCCCGCTGCCCGCactaccaccacctcctcctcctcctggcccaggaggACTGCCCCCGCTCTGCCCGGACGGGCTGACGTTCTCCCTCCCGGGGATATGACCGGGTTCCCGGTAGCCGTCTTTCCTCTTGCCGAAGTCCGGCCGGAGGATATTGTCGATGAAGAAGTTGGTGATGCGGTGGGGGAGCTGATGACCGGGTCCCTGCAGGAGGGGCAGGATGATCGCACGGTTCGACGCGTCGCTCGACTCCTGGTTGGCTCCGCGGTGGTTACTCGCATCATTTCCTTCCATACTGTGGATGGTAGAAAGCTTCGCAACTCTTTCAGCTTGCTTCCAAATTGCAACCACCTGCCCacgccaccccccacccccccaaaaaaacacaCACTTTGTTCCGAACGTCCGCTCACTGGACAACGATATCCAACTTGGCTTGAGAGGTAGGAGCAGAGCAAAGGCACCGTATCTTGctcctctgtgtctgtatgtatgtatagagagagagagagagcaagatatTTACAAGAGCTCTCTCGTTTAATTTCGTCCCAGCATCAAGCTCTgaagccctctctctctctctcacccccccccacccaccccccacccgccccccgtctctgtcccttCGCTGTCGTGCTCTATAGACGAATCTTCATactttctcttgctcctcagtggCACAGTCAGGTATCCATAGTTCACTGTTATTCAGCAGCCTTCACTTTCCGAGCCTGTGACCTCCTCTCGACTTGTACAGCAGCACCGagaagacagcagcagcagccgtGCTGTTTTATACACATACACAGCCACTCTCTGTACGCTGGCAAATAAATATTACAGAGAGCCGCCAACTGATCCAGAAATACTTCCACTCTGCTggatttttttgttctttttttaataGGGCCCATCACGTGACCCTGGTCCCCGGTATCCTGGACACGTGCCTCCGTCCAATAGACGGGAGGGTTTTTCACCACATGACGATGACACTTTCCCAGTCGATGACACCAGTGCCTTCCATCTCTCCCCCACtttcctcctccccccctctcatatatatatatacacacacacacccctttttACTTCAACCCGTAATACTTCTCCAAGGCACGACCACAACACagagaggggagaaggggaaaCAGCACCCCGTAACTGCCTCTCCAATCAGTGCTTTATCTGTTTTATATCTGCCCAGCGCCGGTCGATTGCAGCCAACAGCAGATACTACAGCTCTACCATGACAATTGGGGTTCCTGCTCAGTGACACTGTACAATAGACATCTCTGTTTCTGCACACACCTACCCACAATCCTCCGCTCGCTTATaacaaatatttatttcattGGGTGTTAAGggatttggggggtgggggaggcagagagagagagttccctTTTACAATTGAAAGCTTCCTCCATTCCAGCGTCAACTTGTCCAATCACTGCACCGACGCTGCAAAAGCTGCAGCCTGGAATTAGATAGGATTTCCCCGTGTACAGAAAGTCTCAACTTGCGGGGAAGTGGATTGCAGAGCGAGGTTAGGGCCTTGGGACTGGAGAGGTGCTCCCGAGCATTTATCAACACCACCTTATTTtactgttttgtgtgtgtgtgatagagggaaagagagagagagagtgtgtgtgtgtgactgagagagagagactgtgcgagagagagacactgtgtgtgagagggagagagagactgtgtgtgagagagactgtatgtgtatgtgtgtgagtgagagagagactgtgtgagggagagagactgtatgtgtatgtgtgtgagtaagCGAgactgtgtttgtgagagagggagactgtgtgtatgtgtgtgtgagagagagactgtgtgtgtgagagagagactgtgtgtgagagggagagagagactgtgtgagagagagactgtatgtgtgtgtgtgagagagaggctgtgtgagggagagagactatatgtgtatgtgtgtgagagagagagactgggtgagggagagagactgtatgtatatgtgtgtgagtgagagagagagactgtgtttgtgagagagggtgactgtgtgtatgtgtgtgagtgagagagagactgtgtgtgagagagactgtgtgtgtgagagagagagactgtgtctgtaagagagagtctgtgtgtgaatAAGAGAGACTGTTgcgtgcgtttgtgtgtgtgtgaatgagagcgTGTGTGAATGacagtgtgtgagcgtgtgtgtaaatgagagtgtgtatgtgagtgtgtgtatgtgcgtgtgaataagagagagagagagagagtgtgtgtgtaggcaAACAGTTCTCCACGTCCCAAAACTCTTGCGAGGATGGGGAGGGGCGCGAAGGGAAAGGAAACATCAGAAATTGTTGGGGATACTCAGTAACTCTgtgtgcagagagaaagcagagtttacgCTTTGGACAtggtccagtgacccctcttcagcAGCGGGAAGGACACGGGACAAAAGCCAAGGCGGTCACCGCTCCGCTGGCTGCCTGGCCTGGGCTGGGTTTGTAGCTGACCGCGCCACCATGAGAATCATTCCCAGCGGAGCCCTACCCGCTCCTCTCCCCTTCCTGTGACTCGGGAATGGGTTTCGATTGGAAAGTTGCTGCGCACTGGCAGATAGGACAGAGCGAACTGTAGTGAGGCAGACCCCGCTTTGTTTATCTTCGCTCCtctgccctccccttctctctttacaTCCCTGACCTCTTTCGCGGTACATTTTTAATGGGAAGGCcgtttcccccacccccccaaccccgggGGCGAGCGGAAGGGACGGGAAAGGCACCGGGAGCGGTGGGATAGTTGGGAATGCCATGTGATTAGCTGAAGGCAGCCCGCGTTAGTCTCAATGTGCCCCACTCCGCC contains the following coding sequences:
- the LOC132816145 gene encoding homeobox protein engrailed-1-B-like, encoding MEGNDASNHRGANQESSDASNRAIILPLLQGPGHQLPHRITNFFIDNILRPDFGKRKDGYREPGHIPGRENVSPSGQSGGSPPGPGGGGGGGSAGSGVGAGAPSSPSGPEKKRDVSAEGTLRNGESAEQSQNSDSDSSQSSNNAVSQPMLWPAWVYCTRYSDRPSSGPRSRKPKKKNLNKEDKRPRTAFTAEQLQRLKAEFQTNRYLTEQRRQSLAHELSLNESQIKIWFQNKRAKIKKASGSKNTLALHLMAQGLYNHSSTGKEHKEESE